Sequence from the Megalops cyprinoides isolate fMegCyp1 chromosome 9, fMegCyp1.pri, whole genome shotgun sequence genome:
AGccactcctctctcctgcctctgaaACCTCCAGGCCTGGAGccactcctctctcctgcctctgaaACCTCCAGGCCTGGAGccactcctctctcctgcctctgaaACCTCCAGGCCTGGAGccactcctctctcctgcctctgtgaGACCTCCAGGCCTGGAGCTGGGTTAGTGCCTGTGTGCCCCCTGCCCCGGCTCTCTGGATGTCAGTGTAGTCTGTTGCTTGAACTGCCATTGGTCCGTtggtgtttgtatttatatttacatttattcatttggcagacacttttatccaaagtgaattacaagtgaggtacaatacatTTAGTGTTCTCCTTTGCTGTATAAAGCATTAAACCAGCAAAACAGATACCctttgggggttgggggggggggggggggggcagaagggACACTTATAACAATGAAGGCAGCCAACATTTAACAATGCTGACCTGAAATTGCCAACTGAATGCCAGTCTGGTTACCAGGCTGTGATGTAACACTGGTCTTTTAAACTAAACAAACTTTCTGTTCTGTATTGttgcatttgcatgtaaaaagcaaaaaggaTCCTGCAATCTGTGGATTAAACTAAGTTAAGGAAATGGAAGCACTCATTGCAGTAAACTATAAAAAAGTATGTAaacctgtaaaatgtaaaaaaatgtaatctgatggtttaacacacttgttatctctaccagctagcttgtaccttgtatGTCCAATCATTGAagcctggtcatgcagcacttctaatattgttgactccttatggtttttgcttgtattgtactctgcctcacttgtaagtcgctttggataacagcatcCGCCAAAcgtataaatgtacatgtatggGCAAACGATGACATGGAACTGAAGTTGGGGGATACATGGACACTTTAAGGGAGAGTGACAGCTGGTGTGGGCCATTACACAGGCATGCGTGCATAAACGTGGCTGTCAGCGGTATGCTCTGAGCTGTCCTGTGCTTCAGGCCCGATTTGGTCCTCTGTGAATGGGCTATTCTAATGCAGGCACCAGGCTCCAGTGTCCTCAttgctctctctcattcattctgtctctttcttttgtttcctgATTGTGACATCATAGTATGGCACCCAATCCAATATCTGGCTAACATGTCATAATCGTGATGATGTCACCATTCTGACTATGACATGTGACCACATTCTTATTCTGTTATTCTGATGGggcagctgtgtagcatagtggtaaggagaggggatcataactgaaaggttgctggctcagttctccactgggacactgctgctgtacacttgagcaaggtacttaacccacaactgcctcagtaaatgtcacggataagagcgcctgctaaaaaaggaaaatgtcaaTGCAGTATGCTGTAAGGCCTGATCATGACAGAGGCCAAGTTCAGGCCTGTGTTTATGGGAGGTCttcagctgaacatttactCCATCAATTgtacagtttaaaataaaatgatgtgtATGTTTTACTTGTTAGAAGAGCACACTGAATCTGTGTCTGCTGATGAAAAAAAGCACGCCTGAGACCTGTCTGTGAGAAAGTCAGTTCAGGTCAGAAAGTTTCCGTTTGGCGGTGCGTGTCAGGACAAGACCAGCAGAGCATGGTGGGAAATAACGGCACAGGAGGCAATCTGCAAACCAACGCGAGACCACACCGCTCAACAGCTGTGGCCCCCATCCGCCCACACCGTGAGACCTGCACCGTGAGACTCGCACCGTCAGACTCTCTCAGGAGGACAAACCACACCGGCcgaagtgcatgctgggtaccAACACGGGCAAATCGGTCTACCTTTGCAGTAAGTGGCACTGATGCCTGTGCATTTACACTGCATCTGCATAGGCAGTACTGCGCACCTACGGTGTATACGCAAAGCTGTGGTTGCTACACAGCGTAACTACACATGCCATAAAGAGATTTAACAGCTGCAAGCACTACATAACTGCGTGTGTATGCAAATATGGGTATGTACATAATAGTTACATTGTACTAATGTGCTGAATCGCCGGAATGACTTAAATTGGACTTTGTCTTTTCAGCCTCTCAAAGCCAAAGTTCCAGATGGTGGAACTGCAGAGCAAGTATGAATATACTGCAGCTATACATTATACATGAACATGTAGTTTCTCAGCTGAAAATAATCATTGTATAACCTCACTTTTCAGCCTTtcaacacagaagcacacagggTATTTATGGTGAAGAGCAGGCTGCAGGCCTATCCTCTGACATGCATGTAGTAAGGGTTTTAGTGctaccctgttttttttttttggctttcgGGTGTATAGAAGATgcagttttcatcatttttttcaaaaagaaaaaatagaggtctattaaaataacatttacatttattcatttggtagaagcttttatccagagcgagttACAAGTATtattagaagtgctgcaggaccaagtttcaatagttggccaaaCAATGTAAGTGGTTACATCGTCGATATTGCATCCTTTTGCTATCCCTGTATCCcttgaaatatttaatgaaaataagttGAATCCTTTTGCCAAATGGAGGACAGCCGCTCAGACTGGAAGGCATCGGACCAACAACAACGTGAAAGTGAAACAGTGAGACCTGAAACTGGCgggtaacagtaacagcagtacaCACCGGCACCGAGAGGGGGCGCTGTGCGACACTTTCCGGGATACGGTCACATGATATTCCCGGAAGTAAACACTGACAGACGTCATCGCAAGATGGAGGAAGATGGAAAGTTGTACCAGCACTTTCCCTGCTCTCCATGAAGCATCGGTCGATTTGTGTTCCGGCTGGGGAGCAGTTAGGCGCACCTTTCCTGCGACTTAGGTCAGCTGGCTTTTAAGCTAACGTCATGGTCATGATTAAGAAGGAGTGTGTTAGCTCGCCTCTATCCAGCCAGCCCTTGTTAGCTTACTagtctctgctgtctgtctttacTGTGCATAACTTGACGCGACCGCGTGGAAATCCAcggtttttatttgaaaatgaatcatctTAGACATTCTTGAATATGTAGCGTGAGTCTTGTTGAGATTCCGGCCTCGGCACACATACGAGCGGCATATGCAGCAGCAGCGGGCTGCTCTGCGGGTCCAGGCTGCTATAGGAAGTGGCTCTGCGTGGGTTGTCGCTGGCGCCCTCCGTaacatcacattcattcattacgATAACGGTAGATAGACAGCTGATTCAGCGGTAATGCACATAGTACAGTGCAACAGCGCTTGCAGAGTGAAGTTATAGCTATCTGTCGTGTCTAGACGTTGGTTTTGGTATATGTCATACGTATGACTAACTAATTCGTGCTTTCACTTACTTAGTAAGCTAGTTATCTCACCTGCTGTTATCTCTAGCTGCTTGACTGGATTGATCTCATGTTCACAGGTGCATGTGTGATTGAAGAGCCATGTCTCGCCCTGAGACCCTGGGCCCCAGTGCCTGGGCTTTTTCGCTGGGGCAGAGGACTGTGCTGGGGTTCGGGGCTGTGGTGGCCTGGATGGTTCTGTTCCACCTGCTGGTGAACGCgtggctgctctgtgtgttcaccagcctgctgctggtgctgggtGGCTGGCTGGGCTCTCAGGCTGTGCTGGACTCCAGCAGCGTGGTCCACCTGGAGCGCTTCGTCACCATGGAGCGCACCCCAGACCCGCCCGACAGCGAGCTGCAGCTGGACCGGGAGATCCACAACACTGTCTGCAAAATCGTCCGCGACTTTGTGTCCTCCTGGTACCGCACCGTGTCGTCCGAGCCCGAGTTCGAGACGCAGGTGCGGGATGCCATGGTTGCCATGGCGATGGAGCTGAAGGCCAGGGCGGGGAGGGTGGACCGCCGGGCGCTGACCGAGAGGCTGCTGCACCTGTGCGGCTGCCACCTGCAGAGCTACCTGCGGGTTCGAGAGATGCTGGCGgagcggggagggaggggtgagcagggggagcagggggaaaGGCTCTGGAAGCTGTACCGTGGAGTGAATGCTCCACACCCGGCCATGAAGAGTCCAGCCACTGAGATGGCCTATGCCCGGGGCGTGGTGGACCTGCTGCTGCATGTGCTGGTGCCGCCGCCCCACCTGGAGACCCGCACCGGCCGCTTCGTGGTGGGAGAGCTCATCACCTGCAACGTGCTCCTGCCGCTCCTCTCCAGGCTGGCCGACCCCGACTGGCTCAACATGCTGATCGTCGACATCTTCACAAAGTCCAGCAGGCAGGCGGGCGAAACGAGGGATGCTGCGGAGACTCCGCCCACCACGTCCCCAGCCCCGCAGCAGCCTGAGGCCCCTCATGCCCCCGACGCCCTGACCCTGAGGGTCCAGCCCGACACGCCCGGGGTGACGGGCGCGTCCACCCCTGAACTCTGTGCCTACGATGTCATCGACTCGGCGGAAATGTTCTGCTTGCAGaacatggaggaggaggagtcctGGCCGGAGGGTGGGGCCAGGCAGAGGCCCAGCGTCAGCCCCATGGACTACCTGCGGCCGGAAAAATTCAACCCCTTTTACCAGGAGACCGACTCTGACATGGAGTCTCCGTCCTTTGACTTTAAGAGGACCTCCATGGAGTCGCTGGTTCTGATCGGCTCAGAGGAGGCGCTGTTAGACAGGCGGGACTGCAGCACGCCCACAGACATCAGCAGCGTGGTGGATGTGGAGGACGAGCTGCAGGGCTTGGCGGCTCTGGCGGACCGTGGCGGCCCACAACTGCTGGTGTCTGACGGCCTGGAGGGGGCgctggagggtgggggagagaggccCAGCAGCCTGGGCCCTGTGGGGCCAGCAGGCccggagctggagagggacagagtgaacCCCAACGAGCTATCCATCAGCGTGCCGCTGCAGGCGTCCTCCCCCACCACCGGGGGCGCCCCGCTGTCCCCCTTCAGCTTTGAGCCCCTGATCAGCCCAGAGGGCCCGGTCATCATCCAGAACCTCCGAATCACCGGCACCATCACGGCCAAGGAGCACAGGGGCACGGGCTCGCACCCTTACACCCTCTACACAGTCAAGGTGCGGCTGCGTCTGTGCCAcgtctctctgtgctgtctctgtgcgctgtgtctctgtgtgctgtgtctctctcctgtctgctgtgtctgtgtgctgtgtctctctcctgtgtgctgtgtctctgtgcgctgtgtctctctcctgtgcgcTGTCTCTGtgcgctgtgtctctgtctgctgtgtctgtgcgctgtgtctctctcctgtgtgctgtctctgtgtgctctgtctctgtgtgctgtgtctctgtgtgctgtgtctctgtgcgctGTGGCTCTGTgcgctgtgtctctctcctgtgcgcTGTCTCTGTGCgctgtggctctgtgtgctgtgtctctctcatgtgtgctgtctctgtgtgctgtgtctctctcctgtctgctgtgtctctctcctgtgcgcTGTCTCTGtgcgctgtgtctctgtctgctgtgtctgtgcgctgtctctctcctgtgtgctgtctctgtgtgctctgtctctgtgtgctgtgtctctgtgtgctgtgtctctgtgcgctGTGGCTCTGTgcgctgtgtctctctcctgtgcgcTGTCTCTGTGCgctgtggctctgtgtgctgtgtctctctcatgtgtgctgtctctgtgtgctgtgtctctctcctgtctgctgtgtctctctcatgtgcgctgtctctgtgtgctgtgtctctgtgtgctgtgtctctctcatgtgtgctgtctctgtgtgctgtgtctctctcctgtctgctgtgtctgtgtgctgtgtctctttcctgtgcgctgtgtctgtgtgctgtgtctctctcctgtctgctgtgtctgtgtgctgtgtctctctcctgtgcgctgtgtctgtgtgctgtgtctctctcctgtctgctgtgtctgtgtgctgtgtctctctcctgtctgctgtgtctgtgtgctgtgtctctctcctgtgcgctgtgtctgtgtgctgtgtctctgtgctgtctgctctTATGTGACGGAGCCCTCAGGAAGGCCTTTATACACCTCCATGTGTCACACTGTGTTACAGAGCTGAAGGAAGCGCTCGGTCTGTATCAAAGGCTGTACCACTGAGGATTTATTCTGTTCTATGGAGAGTCAGGGCTTGCGGTGCCTTAATGgattatttgtgtgtctgtgtgtgcgcgcgcgtgtgtgtgtgcgcgcgtgtgtgtgtgcgcgcatgtgtgtgcgcgtgcgtgtgtgtgtgtgtgtgtgtgcgcccgtgtgtgtgtgtgtgtgtgtgtgtgtgtgtgtgtgcccgtgtgtgtgtgtgtgtgtgtgtgtgtgtgtgtgtgtgtgtgtgtgtgtgtgtgtgtgcgtgtgtgtgtgtgtgtgtgtgtgtgtgtgtgtgcgcgtgtgtgtgcgcgtgtgtgcgcgtgtgtgtgtgtgttgcagtatgAAACAGCGGTGGACAGTGGAAGTGCAGGTACTCTGCAGCCTGTTGCTTACCACATGGTGAACCGCCGCTACAGCGAGTTCCTCAACCTGCAGACCCGCCTGGAAGAGAAGCCGGAGCTGCGCAAAATTCTCAAAAGTAAGAGGCGCGGTCAGTGCAGGTGCGAGCAGCTGAGGCAGGCTGTGTGAGGGCCACTCATACCCACTGaccctctgtgtttctctgattCACTTCAGCCACATCACCACCCTCCTGCTGAAAGACCCTCCCCTCACCGAGCTGACTgccctcctgctctctttctctacaTAACAAGCGTCTTCAACCTGTCCCTTTCCTAGGGTGCAGTTCCCAATGTGAATAGGCTGCTTTCACACCTGTCTGCTACCCCTGTTCGGTCTGGTCTTGATCTGTGTGATACTGTCCCATCTCCACTGGAGCACACTGTCTCCTGTAAACCCCAGAGCTTCATGTTGAGCAGCGATGTATCTGAGTCCCTCCGGTTTGGCACTGAAACAGCTCTTGGTAAAGCAGTGAATGAGCTCTTAACAGCGTCTGATGCTGATGCTTCTTACCCATTGTGTTAGATACATGCTGCATTTCAAACAGTCAGGCATGAAATTCTCAATGgccttttgtgtctgtgtcactggCACCTCACTGGGCTGCTGCAGGTCTTACTTCACTCAACCCCCAGCAGGGGGCGTTACAGCATGTCTCTGACTTGGCTGATGCGCCTTAGGCCTCAGTGCTGAGCCCCTTACTCTTCACTATCCACACGCTTCCTCTTGGGCACCTCCTAAAGGTGTGAATTTACACTGTAGAGTCTGTACAGTTGGCCCACTCCTTGATATCACCACCTGACCCTTCTGCAGTTCACCACTTCCTCATTCActgtttaggaaaaaaaaagtcctggATGCAACATGGTTTCTCAAAACTCAACAGTAACAGGTCTGAGCTCACCTGCCACACTGTCCTTCCGCACTGTCGGTAGTACTTTTCTCTTTGCTAGTTTGtccaaatgttcatttttatcttttagaCATGGCTGTGGAAAACAtctctgtgtttaaaaagaCGCAATAAAGCAAATGTTTCCTCTTGTGATATTATTATGCAGTTCCCCCAAAACTGGCGCTCTTTCCCTTGGGCTCTTAGCAGATTTTCTTTAACTGCATTTAGATGTGAAAGGACCAAAGAAGATATTTCCAGACCTTCCGTTTGGAAACATGGACAGTGAAAAAGTAGAGGCCAGAAAAAGCCTGTTAGAAACATTCCTCAAGGTAGGATATTACCCCTCCGCTTACTGGGCTCTGATCAGCTATACACTGTTAGAGTTCGGTGTTCTCTGTATCAGCATGGTTTATTCCTGGCTTTAGCTTATGAGGGCTGAGTTACTGATGCACAGCCGCTccatatgcatttgtgtttttatctttaGCAACTTTGTGCCATTCCTGAAACCGCCAACAGTGAAGAAATGCAGGAGTTTCTGGCCCTCAATACAGACGCCAGAATTGCCTTTGTGAAGAAGCCTTTCATCGTATCTCGGATAGACAAGGTTACTCCAGCTGTCAAATCTGTTACGGACCataagtgctgtgtgtgccagtgtaaTTGTAACCTGTGTTTGCATGGGTGTGTtacgtgtgtgactgtgcaggCCTTTAGCAGCTAgcgctgtgtctctgcagtgatGTGTCTGTAGCAGTGTGTCTGAGTCTGACTGTGTGAACGCGCTGCAGATTGTGGTGAACGCCATCGTGGATACCCTGAAAACAGCCTTCCCGCGTTCTGAGCCACAGAGCCCCACAGATGAGATAGATGGCGACAGTGAGCCAAAAATGCAGTCAGACACCAAGAAAAGCAGGTAGGTACAGCTGTGTCCCCACTGCGTATTTTAAtacctgggtgtgtgtgtttattctgtaTGATTTTCGGTTTCTCACTGGTGCTTTTTCTTGATGTTTGTGCATTGGAAGATGTAGTTTCCTAGAACAGCTGTAGAACAATAGGAGATCTGTATGAATGCTCATCTTCTAATCATATGTATATGTGATGTAACCCAAAACATTCATTGATTGATTATTGTcaacgttacattacattaggtcatttagcaaatgctcttatccagagtgacttccatccCCGCTGGGGAAATTTGTCTCGCATCCCACAAACACACGGCAGCAtaaagacagcagtgtgtgcacTCCACCATGATCAGTCATCCTACAGTGACTGAAAGTCAGGCTGatatgtttttctgtgaggatCTTTGCATTGTACTTTCATGTGCCTCAGTTTTGCCAAATCATGTAGCTCACCATGCGTGTGATTTTTACACTcagatgtgtatgtatgtttgggAAGTTTATCCAAGGgttctgtgctttgtgttgtaAATGAATGAGTAAGTGCtaagtgctgtttttcctcctctgccgTCAGGTCGCGACTGAGGTTCTCCAGTAAAATTGCTCCTGTCCTCAGCGTGTCCGACATGCAGCCCAAAGTCACCTACTGCTGTGATGAAGAGCGCACGGTGAGTACATTGCAGAGGAGATCCAGCAGGGACAGTCCTCTCCATCACACCAGCCAGCAGGGAcagtctcctcctctccatcacacTATCACACCAGCTATCAGGGacagtcctcctcctctccattaCACCACCCAGCAGTGAGGAACGGACTCCTGTCCTTTCCATCACACCAGCCAACAGGGACAGTCCTCACAGTTCATCACAAACTGCAGGGAGAGCCGTAGGAGAGGGCTGGCATGGCTGCTCAAAATGTGTGTCCATCCAGGCATAAAACgttttgaaaataatgcatCTCCAAAAGTATTTCCCACACAATTTCATCTTAAAAGGGAATTCAACTATTTCAGCagtaaaaagaaacattgaaaACATGCGTCTTTGGAAAATATGCATCTGAACTGTGGTATCAGCTCTCTGCAGGGTATCAGCTCTCTCAGTATCTTATTCAAGCCCTTGTCTTGGATTATGTAGTAATGTAGTGCTGTGAGAGgtagctgctctgtgctgggttCCTGTGGCGTGAGGCTCTTCTGAGTGATGATCATTAGGTCTGATGTCAGCTCGGTGTGGTCTGCTCACACAGGTGTTTAATGGGCTCTCTCTGAGCGGGCTGGAGGCCTTCattaaggagcaggagaagcTGGTGAGCGGGACGGCTGTGCGGGAGGCTGATGGCTGGAAAGACTGCCACCTGCAGGAGAAAGTGggtactgtgtgctgtggaggaCCAGAGAAGCATCCACAGGGAGTGCTGAGTCAGGCAGCGGGTAAAGAGCCAGGTACGGCCTGTAACCCGCCAGGGACAGCAGCatagagctgctctctctctgtatgatGGCGTAAGAGCCTGTATATGAGTCTCATGCTATATGCTTGTAAATATGTGAATGGTAACCAAAAAGAATGTTAATTTCACATGTTAATTCTTATTATAAACGGGCTCTCACACAAAGGGGCAACAAGACTGGTCCCGGGTATCACACACAAAAGTTATGAAGAGAGGCCCAAGACCTCTATTTAGGCTCAGCAGAAAGTGACTCATGGGGGATTTGATTGAGGTTCTTccaaatttaaaagcatttaataCAGTTAACAGAGCTTAATTCAAGGTGAGTTCTGTTAAGACCagaataatgtaaatatagcaCTGCAGCCAGgaggtgttttttccccacaaagtgAGAGTTATTAATGCAGGCAATAGCTTACCCATTGCAGGAAGGACcagttcattttctctgaagtgTTCATGGTAGACTTGAGTTCCAGGAATAAGTAAATTAGAAAGTTAACTGACTGTTTTACAGGTAAGAAACAATTTAACATAATGATAGTGGTTTGGCAAAGTACAGCCTTTCAGCCACTTAAAAAACAATCTTCATACAGAGCTTAATAAACTGTTTAATAAACTGAGCCCATTTAGCAGAAATTGCCTGAACTAGTGTTCGATCTGGgctatttgttgtttttccctcaGTGAATCAGGTATCATGGATCCCGTTATTAATCAGTAACACCCTCAGAGCATGCTGTGGCTGCAGGAACTCAGTGCAGGATGTGGTGAAGGACCGTGTGCAGAGGGTAGTAAAGGGCCCTGTGTAGAAGGCCGCTCCGCTGCCCCCAAACCCTGATCTAAtacagccctgccccgctccgcTTCCCCCAAACCCTGATCTAAtacagccctgccccgctccgcTACCCCCAAACCCTGATCTAAtacagccctgccccgctccgcTGCCCCCAAACCCTGATCTAATACAGCCCCGCTCCGCTACCCCCAAACCCTGATCTAATACAGCCCCGCTCCGCTACCCCCAAACCCTGATCTAATACAGCCCCGCTCCGCTACCCCCAAACCCTGATCTAATACAGCCCTGCCGCTCCGCCTCCCCCAAACCCTGATCTAATACAGCCCTGCCGCTCCGCTACCCCCCAAACCCTGATCTAATACAGCCCCGCTCCGCTCTCCCCCCAAACCCTGATCTAATACAGCCCCGCTCTGCTGCCCCCAAACCCTGATCTCATTCAGGCCCGCTCCACttcccccccaaaccctgatCTAATACAGCCCCGCTCCGCTACCCCCAAACCCTGATCTCATTCAGGCCCGCTCCACTTCCCCCCAAACCCTGATCTAATACAGCCCTGCCGCTCCGCTACCCCCCAAACCCTGATCTAATACAGCCCCGCTCCGCTACCCCCAAACCCTGATCTAATACAGCCCCGCTCCGCTCTCCCCCCAAACCCTGATCTAATACAGCCCCGCTCCGCTACCCCCAAACCCTGATCTAAtacagccctgccccgctccgcTTCCCCCAAACCCTGATTTAATACAGCCCCGCTCCGCCTCCCCCAAACCCTGATCTAATGCAGCCCCGCTCCGCTGCCCCCAAACCCTGATCTAATACAGCCCCGCTCCGCTACCCCCAAACCCTGATCTAATACAGCCCCGCTCCGCTCTCCCCCCAAACCCTGATCTAATACAGCCCCGCTCCGCTACCCCCAAACCCTGATCTAATACAGccctgcccctctgcccccAAACCCTGATCTAATACAGCCCCGCTCCACTACCCCCCAAACCCTGATCTCATTCAGCCCCGCTCCGCTCTCCCCCAAACCCTGATCTAATACAGccctgcccctctgcccccAAACCCTGATCTCATTCAGCCCCGCTCCGCCTCCCCCAAACCCTGATCTAATGCAGCCCCGCTCCGCTGCCCCCAAACCCTGATCTAAtacagccctgccccgctccgcTTCCCCCAAACCCTGATCTAATACAGCCCCGCTCCGCTACCCCCAAACCCTGATCTCATTCAGGCCCGCTCTGCTGCCCCCAAACCCTGATCTAATGCAGCCCCGCTCCGCTGCCCCCAAACCCTGATCTAATGCAGCGCTGCAGCCGGAGCTGCGGATGAGCGCAGGGCGGAGGAATGCTCCGCCACACGTGTCCCCCAGCGGCCCCCGCCGCAGTGCGCCTGTGCAAACAGCAGCTGATTACTTTGGACACAGTATAAGCCGTCGGTATTAGCtttatgctgaaaaaaaatgagtggaGAGGAGCCGGAATGGGGGCCAGGCCAATCACTTAAGTGGACTGCTGGAATTTCTGACATCACCCCTGGCGCGTGGTGTGGTGGATGTTTGCGCTGTGTGGAAGTGGAGCCCTCTCTTGCGTCAGTGTCGGAGTTAGACAGGAACGCTTGGGTGATACCTGGGGATTTCAAGCAGGAAGCGTCTGATCTCACCTCCTCACTATGGAAACCATCACCATGCACACACCAGCCAGTGGCTGTAAGAGAAACGCAACAGCAGAGCATGATTAAAGGATTCAGTCCTGATCATCTGGGTTTTGGTCTGACGTGAAAGATTCCCGTTGTAGAGAATGGTGGTCCAGTGCTTAGCGTTTCAGGCCAGGTAAGCAGGTATCTCTCCTGGGCCACATGGTAAAGTGTGTGTTACTTTGTTCTGAAAGGAGTCCAGAAGTGACAGCCGTTCTCCCTACCTGCCTCCGAGCTTCGGGGGAAAGGTCTCAGGAAAGTGTGATCTCATGGAAGTCATGTGGAAAGTATCTCTCATAGTGTGGCACTGGAGCGTCAATGCTGCTAATTGAATCCAAATAGCCAGAGTCTCCTCAGTCTGCGTCTGCTTATTCTCTGCTCAGGagaaatgtgtttcagattGAGAGCCCGGGGTTCAGGGCAGAGATGGTCTGACCCTGCTGGAGGCCTGAAGGCCTGTTACCACTCCTCAGTGTAGTGTGAGATGAGTCCAGAAAGCAGAGATATGAGACCAGGATTTCTACTGTCAGATTAGCTGAACAGCCCACTGTCGCCACAGTTTCACTCTGGCTTTAGAGACTAATGTTGATATTATAGTTCCATGCAGACCTGCCCAGGAAATG
This genomic interval carries:
- the LOC118782905 gene encoding sorting nexin-19-like, translated to MSRPETLGPSAWAFSLGQRTVLGFGAVVAWMVLFHLLVNAWLLCVFTSLLLVLGGWLGSQAVLDSSSVVHLERFVTMERTPDPPDSELQLDREIHNTVCKIVRDFVSSWYRTVSSEPEFETQVRDAMVAMAMELKARAGRVDRRALTERLLHLCGCHLQSYLRVREMLAERGGRGEQGEQGERLWKLYRGVNAPHPAMKSPATEMAYARGVVDLLLHVLVPPPHLETRTGRFVVGELITCNVLLPLLSRLADPDWLNMLIVDIFTKSSRQAGETRDAAETPPTTSPAPQQPEAPHAPDALTLRVQPDTPGVTGASTPELCAYDVIDSAEMFCLQNMEEEESWPEGGARQRPSVSPMDYLRPEKFNPFYQETDSDMESPSFDFKRTSMESLVLIGSEEALLDRRDCSTPTDISSVVDVEDELQGLAALADRGGPQLLVSDGLEGALEGGGERPSSLGPVGPAGPELERDRVNPNELSISVPLQASSPTTGGAPLSPFSFEPLISPEGPVIIQNLRITGTITAKEHRGTGSHPYTLYTVKYETAVDSGSAGTLQPVAYHMVNRRYSEFLNLQTRLEEKPELRKILKNVKGPKKIFPDLPFGNMDSEKVEARKSLLETFLKQLCAIPETANSEEMQEFLALNTDARIAFVKKPFIVSRIDKIVVNAIVDTLKTAFPRSEPQSPTDEIDGDSEPKMQSDTKKSRSRLRFSSKIAPVLSVSDMQPKVTYCCDEERTVFNGLSLSGLEAFIKEQEKLVSGTAVREADGWKDCHLQEKVGTVCCGGPEKHPQGVLSQAAGKEPVAETALADVALDMLCLLIQDQWSWLCTENIQRTVRLLFGTLIDRWLDVGVANLTCRQYWVVYLRVLQEAVWPGGVLPAQPRPERSHAQREETRQQSLHCLMKLLPDVISDMLGSDRYRQSWQTALQSLQDPHINRHLVYCVCDLLLEFLIPESSAVDFQRALLSSLTGSTEKMPA